In one Verrucomicrobiota bacterium genomic region, the following are encoded:
- a CDS encoding acylneuraminate cytidylyltransferase family protein: MSETYKTVALLPMKAHSERVKGKNFRNFAGKPLFRWILDTLLTVEEIDKIVINTDARDILAENGLTDSDKVLIRDRPPEICGGHISMNLVIEDDLQAVDAETFVMTHTTNPLLSSGTIRSAIQAFQLGVAEEGKDSLFTVNEFQTRFYRKDGSAVNHDPDNLLPTQELEPWYEENSNLYIFTKDSFNSTKARIGKQPVLFPTPTLESVDIDNATQWRIAEIIALAEMLVQTAYPPVS; encoded by the coding sequence ATGTCCGAAACCTACAAGACCGTAGCCCTTTTACCTATGAAAGCTCACAGTGAGCGTGTTAAAGGCAAGAATTTCAGGAATTTCGCGGGTAAGCCATTATTTAGATGGATCCTTGATACGCTTCTTACAGTAGAAGAGATAGACAAGATTGTTATCAATACGGATGCCCGAGATATCCTTGCTGAGAACGGCTTAACAGATTCGGATAAAGTGCTGATCAGAGATCGTCCACCTGAAATTTGTGGCGGACATATCAGCATGAACCTTGTAATTGAGGACGATCTTCAAGCGGTCGATGCAGAGACTTTTGTTATGACCCATACAACAAATCCGCTATTAAGTTCAGGAACTATTAGATCAGCCATTCAAGCTTTTCAGTTAGGTGTCGCGGAAGAAGGCAAGGATAGTTTGTTTACCGTTAACGAGTTTCAGACAAGGTTTTACCGGAAAGATGGATCGGCGGTAAACCATGACCCTGATAACCTCCTCCCAACTCAAGAACTGGAACCGTGGTATGAGGAAAATTCCAACCTCTACATTTTCACAAAAGACTCGTTTAACTCAACCAAGGCCAGAATTGGTAAACAGCCTGTCTTGTTTCCTACTCCCACGCTGGAGTCGGTGGATATCGATAATGCCACCCAGTGGAGGATTGCTGAGATAATCGCCTTGGCGGAAATGCTGGTGCAAACCGCATACCCGCCGGTTTCTTAG